TTACTAACTGGAACCAGATTGACCCGAGCTTCCCAGATGCTGAGCTCATCCTTTACGGTCCGGGTACTGACTCGGGTACCTTTGACTACTTTACCGATGTGGTGAATGGTGAAGAGGGGGCCAGCCGCGGCGACTACACTTCCAGCGAAGACGACAACGTCTTGGTACAGGGGGTAGAAGGTGACACGAATGCGATCGCTTACTTCGGTTTTGCCTACTACTTCGAAAACCAAGATCGGATGAAATCGGTTGCGATTGACGACGGTAGTGGAAATTGCGTTTCCCCCAGCCCAGAAACCGTACTGGCAGGTGAGTATACGCCTTTCTCCCGGCCGCTCTTCATCTACGTCAATGCCGCTGCGTATGAAGAAGATCCTACTGTTCAAGCCTTTGTGGACTTTTACCTAGACCCGGCGAATGAGCAGTTTGTGGCCGATACTGGCTACGTGCCTCTGTCTGGCGAAAAGTATGAAGCCTCTTTGGCGGCTGTGAAAGGTGGCGAAGTTAAATCCACTGCTGAGTAATCTCACTTACTGAGATTCACTGACTAGGTAGGGGGGTATGATTGCGAATGCCCCCTTGCCTTTATTCAGTTCATCTTTGATTCGCTGAGCTGCCACTATAAATCTACTGACTTTTCAAGGTCAATGCTGCAGCTAGCAGTTAAGAAGATAGTCGCGTGTTTACTCGCGCTTAGACCCATATTTAAGAGTTGCTATGACTCAAAGCGTTTTCCCTGATGCAGGGGTTAACCAGAGTGATCTCTGGAAACCCAATCGTTCCGCCAGCAAGATGTCGCAGAAAGCTGTGGTGATCTTGTTCGGGGCGTTTGCCATGGTGTCGGTGCTCACCACCTTTGGCATCGTCTTTACGCTGCTATTCGAAACGATTGAATTCTTTCTCGAGGTCTCCCCACTACATTTTTTTACCGCAACTCGTTGGACTCCGCTGTTTGCCAATCCTGAGTTTGGCATCATTGTCTTACTTTGCGGCACATTCCTGACCTCTGTCATTGGTTTGTTAATTGCGATCCCACTCGGGCTGCTGTCAGCGATTTGTTTAAGTGAATATGCGCCCAGAAAGGCAAGAGCTTTCCTCAAGCCGGCCTTGGAGGTTTTGGCTGGCGTGCCGACGGTCGTTTTTGGTTACTTTGCTTTGTTGCTGGTAACCCCGGTTTTGCGATCGTTTATTCCTGATATGCAGGTCTTCAACGCGCTAAGCGCAGGCTTTGTGCTGGGATTTGCAATTTTGCCGACAATTGCCTCCCTCAGCGAAGACGCAATTTTTGCAGTGCCGAATAGTTTGCGACAAGGGTGTTATGCGCTAGGTGCCACCAAGCGCGAAACGATCACTGGAGTCGTTTTGCCAGCAGCCCTTTCAGGCATCGTGTCATCGATTATTTTGGGCGTGTCGAGAGCCGTAGGCGAGACCATGATTGTGACGTTGGCGGCCGGGCAAAGTCCAACGCTGACGCTCGACCCCCGGGTTTCCATTCAAACGATGACCGCGTTTATTGTGCAGGTGACCAAAGGGGATGCCCCTTATGGCTCAATCGAGTTTAAGACGCTGTTTGCCGTGGGGATGACGCTATTTGTCATCACCTTGGTGCTGAACCTCATCAGCTACTGGTTTGTGCGGAAGTATCAGGAGAAGTACGAATAATGGTCTCCCCTCAAAAATCGGTTGAGTCTAGTCGCAGCGACTATCAGCCTCAGCTGCAAAAACGCTACAAAATTGACCAAATTTTCCAGATTATTAGCTGGATGGCAGTTCTGTCTGGCATTGTTGTTTTGACAGTTCTCATTGTCGGGATCTTGATTCAGGGGATTCCTAACCTGAGCTGGGATTTCTTAGTGTCACCGCCATCTCGTAAACCAGAGCAAGCGGGTATTTGGCCTGCTTTCTTGGGCTCAATCATTCTGCTAATCATCACGGCCGCAGTCTCGATTCCGATTGGGGTGGGCACCGGCATTTTCTTGCAGGAGTTCGCTAAAGACAACAAGCTGGCGCAGATTATTGAAATCAACATTAGTAACCTGGCGGCAGTCCCTTCAATTATCTATGGTCTGCTCGGCTTATTTGCCTTTGCGCGGATTTTTGGATTTATCACAGGTGGGCGCAGCATTTTGTCAGGCGGATTGACCTTGGCACTACTCATTTTGCCAGTCATTATTGTGGCGACACGAGAGGCACTGAAAGCGGTGCCTGATAGCATTCGTCTAGCGGGTATGGCGTTGGGCGCGACTCGCTGGCAAACGGTGCGGACCCATGTGCTGCCTCAGGCGATTCCTGGCATTATGACGGGCACCATTTTGGCCTTGTCTCGGGCGATTGGCGAAACCGCACCCATTATCGTGGTCGGGGCGGCCGCGTTCGTTCCCTTTGCACCCACATTGACGATTGAGGGGTTGCAAGAACCGGCGTTTACGGCCTTGCCAATTCAGATTTTTAACTGGGTGAGTCGGCCTCAAGAAGAGTTTCATTACATCGCGGCTTCGGCCATCATTGTGCTGATGATTGTGCTGTTGGTAATGAACGCAACCGCGATTTTTGTCCGTAACCGCTTCCAAAGTTCCCGCTAGTCCTTGTTGATTTAAGATTCATTGTGTCAAGAGAGTAACTCCCATGCAATCTGAACAATCTCCCACAACCACAGCTACTGAGCAGAAAAG
Above is a genomic segment from Leptolyngbya iicbica LK containing:
- a CDS encoding PstS family phosphate ABC transporter substrate-binding protein; this encodes MISIKQFAYSLSLVALLGSAVACGAPTDTADTTTEEGGEEVAATDGGSDLEGSITVDGSSTVFPISEAMAEEFQIANPGVRITVGASGTGGGFEKFCNGETQISNASRGVKQEEIDNCAENGIEMIEVPVATDALSVVVNNDNDWAACMTIEQLNTMWAPEAEGTVTNWNQIDPSFPDAELILYGPGTDSGTFDYFTDVVNGEEGASRGDYTSSEDDNVLVQGVEGDTNAIAYFGFAYYFENQDRMKSVAIDDGSGNCVSPSPETVLAGEYTPFSRPLFIYVNAAAYEEDPTVQAFVDFYLDPANEQFVADTGYVPLSGEKYEASLAAVKGGEVKSTAE
- the pstC gene encoding phosphate ABC transporter permease subunit PstC is translated as MTQSVFPDAGVNQSDLWKPNRSASKMSQKAVVILFGAFAMVSVLTTFGIVFTLLFETIEFFLEVSPLHFFTATRWTPLFANPEFGIIVLLCGTFLTSVIGLLIAIPLGLLSAICLSEYAPRKARAFLKPALEVLAGVPTVVFGYFALLLVTPVLRSFIPDMQVFNALSAGFVLGFAILPTIASLSEDAIFAVPNSLRQGCYALGATKRETITGVVLPAALSGIVSSIILGVSRAVGETMIVTLAAGQSPTLTLDPRVSIQTMTAFIVQVTKGDAPYGSIEFKTLFAVGMTLFVITLVLNLISYWFVRKYQEKYE
- the pstA gene encoding phosphate ABC transporter permease PstA; translation: MVSPQKSVESSRSDYQPQLQKRYKIDQIFQIISWMAVLSGIVVLTVLIVGILIQGIPNLSWDFLVSPPSRKPEQAGIWPAFLGSIILLIITAAVSIPIGVGTGIFLQEFAKDNKLAQIIEINISNLAAVPSIIYGLLGLFAFARIFGFITGGRSILSGGLTLALLILPVIIVATREALKAVPDSIRLAGMALGATRWQTVRTHVLPQAIPGIMTGTILALSRAIGETAPIIVVGAAAFVPFAPTLTIEGLQEPAFTALPIQIFNWVSRPQEEFHYIAASAIIVLMIVLLVMNATAIFVRNRFQSSR